In one window of bacterium DNA:
- the rpmD gene encoding 50S ribosomal protein L30 translates to MKKIKVTLERGLAGKINKHKRTILALGLKYPHCQVIKEDNPVIRGMIRKVSYLVKVEEVKE, encoded by the coding sequence ATGAAGAAGATAAAGGTTACATTAGAAAGAGGTTTAGCTGGAAAGATTAATAAACATAAGAGAACTATCTTGGCTTTAGGTCTTAAGTATCCTCATTGTCAAGTAATAAAGGAAGATAATCCAGTCATTAGAGGAATGATTAGGAAAGTAAGTTATTTAGTAAAGGTAGAGGAAGTAAAAGAATGA
- the rpsE gene encoding 30S ribosomal protein S5 encodes MDKNVETREANLIEKVVSIRRNAKVVKGGRRFSFSALVAVGNGMKEVGIGFGKAKEVSLAIAKAVGLAKKQMVEIPTSGNTIPCQIIGKFGASKVLLKPARSGTGIVAGGPIRAIFEAAGVKDVLAKSLCSSNAINNVYAAMEGIKEIKKILERVRLQKGV; translated from the coding sequence ATGGATAAAAATGTAGAGACTAGAGAAGCAAATTTAATTGAAAAAGTTGTCAGTATCAGAAGAAATGCCAAGGTAGTAAAAGGAGGACGAAGGTTTAGCTTTAGTGCTTTGGTAGCCGTAGGTAATGGAATGAAAGAAGTAGGGATAGGTTTTGGTAAAGCTAAAGAAGTTTCCTTAGCTATTGCTAAAGCTGTAGGATTGGCTAAAAAACAGATGGTGGAAATTCCTACCAGTGGTAATACTATTCCTTGCCAAATAATAGGGAAGTTTGGAGCTTCAAAAGTTTTGCTTAAACCAGCAAGATCTGGTACGGGAATTGTAGCCGGAGGACCAATAAGAGCTATTTTTGAAGCAGCCGGCGTAAAGGATGTTTTAGCTAAATCTCTATGTAGTTCTAACGCTATTAATAATGTTTATGCGGCTATGGAAGGGATAAAAGAGATAAAAAAGATTTTAGAAAGAGTAAGGCTTCAAAAAGGGGTTTGA
- the rplR gene encoding 50S ribosomal protein L18 — translation MLTNKKKIDRDKRHKRIRQKIVGTEERPRLSVFRSSKNIYAQLVNDREGKTLTYANSLEKDIRGQGKMETAKLVGSLIAKRALEKNIKEVVFDRGGYLYHGRIKSLAESAREIGLKF, via the coding sequence ATGCTGACTAATAAAAAGAAGATAGATAGAGACAAAAGACATAAAAGGATTCGACAAAAAATAGTAGGGACTGAAGAAAGACCAAGGCTATCTGTCTTTAGAAGTTCTAAGAATATATATGCTCAATTAGTTAACGATAGAGAAGGAAAGACCTTAACTTATGCTAATAGTTTAGAGAAAGATATAAGAGGTCAAGGTAAGATGGAAACTGCTAAATTGGTGGGTAGTTTAATTGCTAAAAGAGCTTTGGAGAAAAATATTAAAGAGGTAGTCTTTGACCGAGGTGGCTATCTATATCATGGGAGAATAAAGTCTTTAGCCGAAAGCGCTAGAGAAATTGGATTAAAATTTTAA
- the rplF gene encoding 50S ribosomal protein L6, giving the protein MSRIGKKPILLTEKVLASVNNQMIEITGPKGTLSREIHPLISMVVKDNKVIVSTNNKDKFGKSLHGLYRALINNMVIGVSDGFSKLLLIHGVGYKAALQGQVLNLQLGYSHSISYPSPPGVTIEVLTPTQIKVSGIDKELVGEIAARIRAFKKPNVYKGKGIMYEDETVRKKPTKTGVKK; this is encoded by the coding sequence ATGTCTCGAATTGGAAAAAAACCTATTTTATTAACAGAAAAAGTTTTAGCTAGTGTAAATAACCAGATGATTGAAATTACTGGTCCTAAGGGGACTTTGTCACGAGAGATCCATCCACTAATTTCAATGGTCGTGAAAGATAATAAGGTTATAGTTTCGACCAATAATAAAGATAAATTTGGTAAATCTCTTCATGGTCTTTATAGGGCTTTAATTAATAATATGGTTATTGGGGTAAGTGATGGGTTTTCTAAGCTTCTCCTTATTCATGGAGTTGGGTATAAAGCCGCCTTACAAGGACAGGTATTAAATCTACAGTTAGGTTATTCTCATTCTATTAGCTATCCTTCTCCTCCTGGGGTTACGATTGAAGTTCTTACTCCTACTCAAATTAAAGTTTCTGGAATAGACAAGGAATTAGTAGGTGAAATAGCAGCTAGGATTAGGGCATTTAAAAAGCCCAATGTTTACAAAGGAAAAGGAATTATGTACGAAGATGAGACAGTTAGGAAAAAACCTACTAAAACAGGAGTAAAAAAATAG
- the rpsH gene encoding 30S ribosomal protein S8, with translation MVINDSIADLLTRIRNAQNVYHDKVDAPASKIKLSIVEALKREGFIKSFKLIEDNKQGMIRIYLRYGPSKEKYFAKLVRVSKPGRRVYLGKDKIPNVLNGLGIAVLSTSKGILTNKECQQLGIGGEMLCYVY, from the coding sequence ATGGTTATAAATGATTCAATTGCTGATTTACTAACAAGAATTCGTAATGCTCAAAATGTTTATCATGATAAAGTCGATGCACCTGCTTCTAAGATTAAATTAAGTATTGTCGAGGCCTTAAAGAGAGAAGGATTTATTAAAAGCTTTAAGCTTATTGAGGATAATAAACAAGGGATGATTAGGATTTACCTAAGATATGGACCTTCCAAAGAAAAATATTTTGCTAAGTTAGTTAGAGTAAGTAAGCCAGGTCGAAGAGTGTATTTAGGCAAAGATAAAATTCCAAATGTTTTAAATGGCTTAGGAATAGCTGTTCTTTCTACTTCTAAAGGAATATTGACCAATAAGGAATGCCAACAATTAGGTATTGGCGGCGAAATGTTATGTTATGTTTATTAA
- a CDS encoding type Z 30S ribosomal protein S14 — protein MAKKSMLIKAKKVPKFKVQKYNRCSICGRPRGYYQKFDMCRICFRKLALEGKIPGIIKASW, from the coding sequence ATGGCAAAAAAATCTATGCTCATAAAAGCAAAAAAAGTACCTAAGTTTAAGGTTCAAAAGTATAATCGGTGTTCAATTTGTGGACGACCAAGAGGATATTATCAAAAATTTGATATGTGTAGGATTTGTTTTAGAAAGTTAGCCTTAGAAGGAAAGATACCGGGAATTATAAAAGCTAGTTGGTAA
- the rplE gene encoding 50S ribosomal protein L5, translating into MVRLKEKYFKEIIPEMMRKFNCKNRNTVPKLEKIVINMGVGEANTNIKALDSAMKELALITGQCPTKTYAKKSIAAFKVKEGMPVGCRVTLRGDKMYEVLDRLINVALPRIRDFKGVNSSFDGQGNYTMGIKEQIIFPEINYDQIEKVRGMNISIVTTTNDDKKTLDLLSLFGLPFTRS; encoded by the coding sequence ATGGTTCGTTTAAAGGAAAAGTATTTTAAAGAGATAATTCCAGAAATGATGAGAAAATTTAATTGTAAAAATAGAAATACGGTACCTAAATTAGAAAAGATAGTCATTAATATGGGTGTTGGCGAAGCTAATACTAATATAAAAGCTTTAGATTCAGCGATGAAAGAATTAGCTCTCATTACCGGACAGTGTCCTACTAAAACTTATGCTAAAAAATCAATAGCTGCTTTTAAAGTTAAAGAAGGTATGCCTGTGGGGTGTAGAGTTACCTTAAGGGGAGATAAGATGTACGAAGTGTTAGATCGTCTGATTAATGTAGCTTTACCAAGAATAAGGGATTTTAAAGGAGTTAATTCTTCTTTTGATGGACAGGGAAATTATACTATGGGAATTAAGGAACAAATTATTTTTCCAGAAATAAATTATGATCAGATAGAGAAAGTAAGAGGAATGAATATTTCTATCGTTACCACTACTAATGATGATAAGAAAACACTTGATCTTTTGAGTCTTTTTGGATTACCTTTTACCAGGAGCTAA
- the rplX gene encoding 50S ribosomal protein L24 produces MLGFSLNVKKNDQVAVITGKDKGKQGKVLRILRAKGKVIIEGVNQKKKHSRPTGKNPQGGIIEIDAPIHISNVMVICPNCSKLTRIGKKFLGNGKKVRICKKCQEVIEK; encoded by the coding sequence ATGCTTGGATTTAGTTTAAATGTCAAAAAAAATGATCAGGTAGCTGTAATTACCGGAAAAGACAAAGGGAAACAAGGTAAGGTTTTAAGGATTTTAAGAGCTAAGGGTAAGGTAATTATAGAAGGAGTTAATCAAAAAAAGAAACATTCTCGCCCTACTGGTAAGAATCCACAAGGTGGTATTATTGAAATTGATGCCCCCATCCATATTTCTAATGTGATGGTAATTTGTCCTAATTGTAGTAAACTTACCAGGATAGGAAAAAAGTTTTTGGGAAACGGGAAAAAAGTAAGAATATGTAAAAAGTGTCAGGAAGTAATTGAAAAGTAG
- the rplN gene encoding 50S ribosomal protein L14 yields MIQQQTYLEVADNSGAKKIMCIKVLKGSKARYARVGDIIVASVKEATPNAPIKKGDVVKAVVVRTTKETKRKDGSYIRFDDNAGVIIDDQKEPRGTRVFGPVARELREKQFLKIVTLAPEVV; encoded by the coding sequence ATGATTCAACAGCAGACATATTTAGAAGTAGCAGATAACTCAGGCGCTAAAAAGATTATGTGTATTAAGGTTTTAAAAGGAAGTAAAGCTCGTTATGCTAGAGTGGGAGATATTATTGTAGCTTCAGTAAAAGAGGCTACTCCTAATGCCCCTATAAAAAAAGGAGATGTCGTTAAGGCAGTAGTGGTTAGAACAACCAAAGAAACTAAACGAAAAGATGGTTCTTATATAAGATTTGATGATAACGCCGGAGTGATTATTGATGACCAGAAAGAACCCAGAGGAACAAGAGTTTTTGGGCCGGTAGCCAGAGAATTACGAGAAAAGCAATTTTTAAAAATTGTTACTTTGGCTCCTGAGGTAGTATAA
- the rpsQ gene encoding 30S ribosomal protein S17: MKERGQKKVKTGEVISDKMDKTVVVKIKRLVKDPLYKKYVRKSSKFYAHDEENKCKIGDRVKIMETRPLSKTKRWRVVEIVS, encoded by the coding sequence ATGAAAGAAAGAGGTCAGAAAAAAGTTAAAACTGGAGAGGTAATTAGCGATAAGATGGATAAGACTGTAGTAGTTAAAATAAAGAGATTGGTAAAGGATCCTCTCTATAAGAAATATGTTCGTAAGAGTTCTAAGTTTTATGCTCATGATGAAGAAAATAAATGCAAGATTGGTGATCGAGTAAAGATTATGGAGACTCGTCCTCTTTCTAAAACTAAACGGTGGAGAGTAGTGGAGATTGTAAGTTAA
- the rpmC gene encoding 50S ribosomal protein L29 — translation MKFKELRELSLEELKQKKVDLKEEFLNLRVQSSSKKLDNPLRMRLVKRMIAAVNTKLRENSIK, via the coding sequence GTGAAGTTTAAAGAATTAAGAGAGCTTTCTTTAGAAGAATTAAAGCAAAAAAAGGTCGACTTAAAAGAAGAATTTTTAAATCTAAGAGTGCAGTCTAGTTCAAAAAAATTAGATAATCCATTAAGGATGCGCTTGGTGAAAAGAATGATTGCTGCTGTAAATACAAAATTGAGAGAAAATAGTATTAAGTAA
- the rplP gene encoding 50S ribosomal protein L16 has protein sequence MLMPKRVKYRKLHRGRMKGKSLSGCAINFGEYGLQALEPAWITARQIEAARIAMTRHIKRGGKIWIRVFPDKPVTKKPAETRMGKGKGSPEFWVAVVRPGRMLFELSGVSKEVAKEAMRLTSYKLPIKTKFVSRERGLV, from the coding sequence ATGTTAATGCCTAAAAGAGTGAAGTATCGAAAACTTCACAGAGGTAGAATGAAAGGAAAAAGTCTTTCTGGTTGTGCCATTAATTTTGGAGAATATGGCTTACAAGCTTTGGAACCAGCTTGGATTACTGCTCGTCAGATAGAAGCAGCGCGAATTGCTATGACTCGTCATATTAAAAGAGGAGGGAAGATTTGGATTAGAGTATTTCCAGATAAGCCAGTAACTAAAAAACCAGCTGAAACTCGTATGGGAAAAGGAAAGGGGTCTCCTGAGTTTTGGGTAGCGGTAGTAAGGCCTGGTCGCATGCTTTTTGAATTGTCGGGAGTTTCTAAAGAAGTGGCTAAAGAAGCAATGAGGTTAACTTCTTATAAGTTACCTATTAAGACAAAATTTGTTTCTCGAGAAAGAGGGCTAGTGTGA
- the rpsC gene encoding 30S ribosomal protein S3 encodes MGQKVHPYGFRVGYIYDWQSKWCLKKGYTEALQEDLRIRRKVEERLKTANISKVILERSGQKLRVVIHTARPGVVIGRSGSEIEKLKKELESLSSKEITLDVVEIKKAELEAMVVSQVIAQQLVKRVSYKRAMKRAITAALKAGALGIKVMCSGRLGGAAIARTEWYREGRLPLHTIRADIDYGFSEATTTYGQVGVKVWIFKGEIILKEKKVKLEELESQEESKLQKLVEKETNKEKVEDLEDKEDKQEEIIKETIEEIEEEESQEEEVKV; translated from the coding sequence ATGGGGCAAAAGGTTCATCCTTATGGATTTCGAGTAGGTTATATTTATGACTGGCAATCAAAATGGTGCCTTAAAAAAGGTTATACGGAAGCTTTGCAGGAAGATTTAAGGATTAGAAGGAAGGTAGAAGAAAGACTTAAAACTGCTAATATTTCTAAGGTTATTTTAGAAAGAAGTGGGCAAAAGTTAAGGGTAGTTATTCATACTGCTCGTCCGGGAGTTGTTATTGGGCGAAGTGGGAGTGAGATAGAGAAATTAAAAAAGGAGTTAGAAAGCCTAAGTAGTAAAGAAATAACTTTAGATGTAGTTGAGATTAAGAAGGCGGAGTTAGAGGCGATGGTAGTTTCACAAGTTATTGCTCAACAACTTGTGAAAAGAGTATCTTATAAGAGAGCTATGAAGAGAGCAATAACGGCTGCCTTAAAAGCAGGTGCTTTAGGAATAAAGGTGATGTGTTCAGGTAGATTAGGGGGTGCAGCCATTGCCCGGACTGAATGGTATCGAGAAGGGAGGTTGCCTCTCCATACCATAAGAGCTGATATTGATTATGGGTTTAGTGAGGCTACTACCACTTATGGACAAGTAGGTGTTAAGGTTTGGATATTTAAAGGTGAAATTATTTTAAAAGAAAAGAAGGTAAAGTTAGAGGAATTAGAAAGCCAAGAAGAAAGTAAGTTACAAAAGTTAGTGGAAAAAGAAACAAACAAAGAAAAGGTGGAAGACTTAGAAGATAAGGAAGATAAGCAGGAAGAAATAATTAAAGAGACTATTGAAGAGATTGAGGAAGAAGAAAGTCAAGAAGAGGAAGTGAAAGTATAA
- the rplV gene encoding 50S ribosomal protein L22: protein MEAKAIGKYIRISPRKVRQVIDLIKGKKVREATNILKYTPKKAAYLLAKVLKSASFNAANKRKEVDVNNMRIKLCYADGGPMIKRIQPRAMGRANRILKRTSHITVVLED from the coding sequence GTGGAAGCCAAAGCCATAGGTAAATATATAAGAATATCTCCTAGAAAGGTAAGGCAGGTTATTGATTTAATCAAAGGCAAAAAAGTAAGAGAGGCAACTAATATCTTAAAATATACTCCTAAGAAGGCCGCTTACTTATTGGCTAAAGTATTAAAGTCTGCTTCTTTTAATGCTGCTAATAAAAGAAAGGAAGTAGATGTAAATAATATGCGGATAAAATTGTGCTATGCTGATGGGGGACCAATGATTAAGAGGATTCAACCTCGAGCTATGGGTAGAGCTAATAGAATCTTAAAAAGAACAAGCCATATTACGGTAGTTTTAGAAGATTAA
- the rpsS gene encoding 30S ribosomal protein S19: MGRSLKKGPYADVKLLKKVEDMSKAGEKKVIKTWSRRSTIFPEMISYTFAVHNGKKFIPVFITENMVGHKLGEFSHTRTFRGHKKSEKKTTLK; this comes from the coding sequence ATGGGTAGATCGCTGAAAAAAGGACCTTATGCAGATGTGAAATTATTAAAGAAGGTTGAAGATATGTCTAAGGCAGGAGAGAAGAAGGTAATAAAGACTTGGTCTCGAAGATCCACCATCTTTCCAGAGATGATAAGTTATACGTTTGCAGTTCATAATGGCAAAAAGTTTATTCCCGTCTTTATTACGGAGAATATGGTGGGTCATAAATTAGGAGAGTTTTCTCATACTCGGACTTTTCGGGGACATAAAAAATCTGAAAAAAAGACTACTCTAAAGTGA
- the rplB gene encoding 50S ribosomal protein L2 yields the protein MGIKYYKPVTPGRRGMSAVDNKGLDKTKPERSLLKVVKYSAGRNNKGRITIWHKGGRHKRLYRVIDFKRDKFDIPAKVVSIEYDPNRSANIALLNYLDGEKRYILAPEGLIKGDVVVAGEKVEIKAGNALPLKSIPTGTNIHNIELREKKGGQLAKSAGSVAQVMAKEGNYGYIKLPSGEVRMVHLNCMATIGQVGNLDHENISIGKAGRSRHLGIRPTVRGVAMNPVDHPLGGGEGKSSGGRHPCTPWGKPTKGYKTRNNKTTEKMIIKRRKK from the coding sequence ATGGGTATAAAGTATTATAAACCAGTTACTCCTGGGCGAAGAGGAATGTCGGCTGTAGATAATAAAGGATTAGATAAGACTAAACCTGAAAGGTCTTTGTTAAAAGTAGTAAAATACTCTGCCGGAAGAAACAATAAAGGACGAATTACTATTTGGCATAAAGGGGGGAGACACAAAAGACTTTATCGAGTTATTGATTTCAAACGAGATAAATTTGATATCCCGGCTAAAGTGGTTTCAATTGAATACGATCCTAATCGTTCAGCTAATATTGCTCTTTTAAATTACTTAGATGGAGAGAAGAGGTATATCTTAGCCCCAGAAGGATTAATTAAAGGAGATGTGGTGGTGGCAGGAGAAAAAGTAGAAATAAAAGCAGGAAATGCTCTTCCTTTAAAAAGTATTCCTACTGGTACAAATATTCATAATATAGAATTAAGAGAAAAAAAAGGGGGGCAATTAGCTAAAAGCGCAGGTAGCGTAGCCCAAGTAATGGCTAAAGAAGGAAATTACGGGTATATTAAACTTCCTTCGGGAGAAGTAAGAATGGTGCATTTGAATTGTATGGCTACCATAGGGCAGGTAGGTAATTTAGATCATGAAAATATATCTATAGGAAAAGCTGGTAGGTCTCGTCATTTAGGAATTCGTCCTACGGTAAGAGGTGTAGCTATGAATCCCGTAGATCATCCTTTGGGTGGAGGTGAAGGGAAGAGTTCAGGAGGAAGGCATCCTTGTACGCCATGGGGAAAGCCTACCAAAGGATATAAGACTAGGAATAATAAGACTACCGAGAAGATGATTATTAAACGACGAAAGAAGTAA
- the rplW gene encoding 50S ribosomal protein L23: protein MIIKPIITEKATDLLKENKYVFEVSIKANKIEIKKAIEDYFKVKVLKVNTLIQYGKFKRIRHKAGKTSDWKKAIVTLKEGEVINLGA from the coding sequence ATAATTATCAAACCTATTATTACAGAGAAAGCTACTGATTTATTAAAAGAAAACAAGTATGTTTTTGAAGTAAGTATCAAAGCTAATAAGATAGAGATTAAAAAAGCAATAGAGGACTATTTTAAGGTAAAAGTATTAAAAGTAAATACCTTAATTCAATATGGAAAATTTAAAAGAATTAGACATAAAGCAGGAAAGACTTCAGATTGGAAAAAAGCAATAGTTACCTTAAAAGAAGGTGAAGTTATAAATTTAGGGGCATGA
- the rplD gene encoding 50S ribosomal protein L4 — protein sequence MEVEVLNNKSEIQEKRVGFSVEVLNNKGEVTEKVSLIEEVFNHKVVIPVLHEVIKGYLNNRRLGTASSKTRGLVSGSGRKLWKQKGTGRARVGSIRSPLWRGGGTVFGPLPKDYYGKLPAKVKKKALYMSLSDKILNQKIKVINEFSFESFKTKEAANILSNLNLRLKKVLIVVGEGEERVVVPFRNIKGIKVIKVNDLNAYEILLFPEMLFTKKALDKIQGYPE from the coding sequence TTGGAAGTTGAAGTCTTAAATAATAAAAGTGAAATTCAAGAGAAGAGAGTAGGGTTTTCTGTTGAAGTTTTGAATAATAAAGGTGAAGTAACAGAAAAGGTGAGTTTAATCGAGGAAGTCTTTAATCATAAAGTGGTTATACCTGTTTTACATGAGGTAATAAAAGGCTATTTAAATAACAGACGCCTTGGTACGGCTTCAAGTAAGACAAGAGGGTTAGTTTCTGGAAGCGGAAGGAAGTTGTGGAAACAAAAAGGAACTGGTAGAGCTCGAGTGGGTAGTATTCGTAGTCCTCTTTGGAGAGGAGGAGGGACTGTTTTTGGACCCCTCCCTAAGGATTATTACGGAAAGTTACCTGCCAAGGTTAAGAAAAAAGCTTTATATATGTCCTTATCAGATAAGATTTTAAACCAGAAAATAAAAGTTATTAATGAATTTAGCTTTGAAAGTTTTAAAACTAAAGAAGCCGCAAATATTCTTTCTAATTTAAATTTAAGACTAAAAAAAGTTTTAATTGTAGTGGGAGAAGGAGAAGAAAGGGTAGTGGTTCCTTTTCGAAATATTAAAGGAATAAAAGTAATCAAAGTTAACGATCTTAATGCCTACGAAATTTTATTATTTCCAGAAATGTTATTTACTAAGAAGGCGTTAGATAAAATTCAGGGGTATCCAGAGTGA
- the rplC gene encoding 50S ribosomal protein L3, with translation MIGLLGRKIGMTHIFIEQGEMVPVTVIKVGPCYVVQKKTMDDDGYNAVQLGYEETKEKLLNKPKIGHLKKAKVGLLRHLREFRMADLSNYEVGQEVKVDLFKEGEIVNITGTTKGKGFTGVVKRWGFKGGKASHGSMFHRAPGSIGQGSSDPSRVFKGTKLPGRKGGKRFTVTKLKVIKVNLEKNLVLVRGAVPGNANGLVEIKRYKEI, from the coding sequence ATGATTGGTTTGTTAGGAAGAAAGATAGGGATGACACATATATTTATCGAGCAAGGTGAGATGGTTCCTGTCACGGTAATAAAAGTAGGACCTTGCTATGTGGTTCAAAAGAAGACTATGGATGATGATGGATATAATGCTGTCCAATTAGGATATGAAGAGACCAAAGAAAAATTACTTAATAAGCCTAAAATAGGTCATCTGAAGAAAGCTAAGGTAGGTTTACTTAGACACTTACGTGAATTTAGGATGGCAGATTTAAGTAATTATGAAGTAGGTCAAGAAGTAAAGGTAGATCTTTTTAAAGAAGGAGAAATAGTTAATATAACTGGAACGACCAAAGGAAAAGGTTTTACGGGAGTAGTTAAACGTTGGGGATTCAAAGGAGGAAAGGCTTCTCATGGTTCTATGTTTCATCGAGCTCCAGGTTCTATTGGACAAGGTAGTTCTGATCCTTCTAGAGTCTTTAAAGGTACTAAGCTTCCTGGAAGAAAAGGAGGAAAAAGGTTTACCGTAACTAAACTTAAAGTAATAAAGGTTAACTTGGAGAAAAATTTAGTCTTGGTAAGAGGAGCAGTTCCAGGAAATGCCAATGGATTAGTGGAGATAAAGAGATATAAAGAAATTTGA